The following are encoded in a window of Vicugna pacos chromosome 2, VicPac4, whole genome shotgun sequence genomic DNA:
- the TRAM1L1 gene encoding LOW QUALITY PROTEIN: translocating chain-associated membrane protein 1-like 1 (The sequence of the model RefSeq protein was modified relative to this genomic sequence to represent the inferred CDS: inserted 3 bases in 2 codons; deleted 1 base in 1 codon; substituted 1 base at 1 genomic stop codon) produces MGMFFVLGLMFEGTAEVSIVFMTLQHGVTFPAADAEEQATECRFLYYYGIRDLATVFFYMLMTIVVHATIXEYVLDKIHRRRQFPKAKQSRFNASGQFSVFYLVSCVWGTFILVSENCLSDPALLWRAHDMMTFQMKFFYISQLAYWFHAFPXLYFRRIKNQDLPRQVVYIGLHLFHIAGAYLLHLNHLGLVLLMMHYFVEFLSHLCDLFYFSDEKYQKEVSLWAIVFILGRLITFIASVITVGFHLAGGQNGNPDAFTGNVNVLAAKIAVLSSSCTIQAYITXNLFHGQLQRWMEEDAPLQAPSMKKKRTKGRPSRKGTENGVVPS; encoded by the exons ATGGGGATGTTCTTCGTGCTGGGGCTCATGTTCGAGGGAACAGCAGAAGTGTCCATCGTTTTCATGACTCTCCAGCACGGGGTTACCTTCCCTGCAGCAGACGCAGAAGAACAAGCCACGGAATGCAGGTTCCTCTATTATTACGGTATTAGAGATTTGGCCACGGTGTTCTTCTACATGCTGATGACAATCGTCGTTCACGCCACAAT CGAGTATGTGTTGGATAAAATTCACAGGCGAAGACAGTTCCCCAAAGCGAAACAAAGCAGATTTAATGCATCTGGTCAGTTTAGTGTT TTCTACCTGGTCTCTTGTGTTTGGGGCACATTCATTCTAGTCTCCGAAAACTGCCTGTCAGACCCAGCTCTCTTATGGAGGGCTCATGACATGATGACGTTTCAGATGAAATTTTTCTACATCTCTCAGTTGGCTTACTGGTTTCATGCCTTTC AACTCTACTTCCGGAGAATAAAAAACCAAGATCTCCCGCGTCAAGTAGTCTACATCGGCCTTCACCTCTTCCACATTGCGGGAGCTTATCTCTTGCACTTGAATCACCTGGGGCTGGTGCTTTTGATGATGCATTATTTTGTGGAATTCCTTTCTCACCTTTGCGACCTGTTTTATTTTAGCGATGAAAAGTACCAGAAAGAGGTTTCTCTGTGGGCCATTGTGTTTATCTTGGGTCGACTTATAACTTTCATTGCTTCCGTCATCACTGTTGGGTTTCACCTGGCTGGAGGGCAGAATGGCAATCCAGATGCCTTTACTGGAAATGTAAACGTGTTGGCAGCTAAAATTGCTGTTCTGTCATCCAGTTGCACTATCCAAGcatacataacatgaaatttgtTTCATGGCCAGCTTCAGAGGTGGATGGAGGAAGATGCTCCTCTTCAGGCCCCAAGTATGAAGAAGAAACGGACTAAAGGCAGGCCTTctagaaaaggaacagaaaacggTGTGGTACCTTCATAA